The stretch of DNA TTCTTCCGAGATTCTCCTCTGCCAGCAACTCGAATAACCCGTACTCCCCCATCGTCAACGCAAGGTCCCCGGAAGATTTTTCATCTTCCATAATGGCAAAGTCCACATGAGCTTCCTTCAGGATTTTAACGATCGATCTGGCCACGGCCTTCACCCGGTCGTCATACGAGGGCGTGCATCCCACGTAATAGAGGACATCGCTCCCCGGTGCCTCCTCTGCCTTTTTGACATCGAGGTCCGCGGCCCATGCCGTCCTCTTTGAAGGCTGCATACCGTATGGATTGCCGACTACCTGCAGGTTCTCCAATGCCTTCTGCTGTTCGCGGATCGGCGGTACCTCCTCCTCAAGAAGCAGCCTCCTGCCCATTTTGATCGCGTCTACCAGTTTTACCCCTGCCATCAGTCTGTCGCAGATAATCTCACAACTCCTGCAGGTGGTGCAACGCATCAGGATGTCCCTTAAATCTTTGTCTATCCTGCCCAGCTTTATGCCATAATAAAGGGATTGGGTGATCCCGGATCCCCCCTGGGTTACCCAGCCATCCGACACCTCATAAACCGGGCACTGTGAGATGCAGAAACGACACTTGACACATCTGGACACTATCTCAAGGATATCCCTTTTCAACTCATTGCCGCTTTCATTTTGATTTTCCATCGTAGCTCCCAAAAATGTTTTTACTTAGATGCGCCGGAATCCCTTAAAGGGTCTTAACGCATTATGGGCTCAATAACCCGCGACTGAGAATGTCGTTTGGGTCAAAAACTCTTTTTGTCTGTCTTACGAGGTCATAGGCCTTATCCCCGTATCTCTGTTTAAAAAAGGTATTCCGTTTTCCAAATTGGCCCCATTCGCCTCCGCATGTGCCGAATCTCAAGTTCATTTCAGATTCCACTTCCAATCCTGCCGCGACAATACTTCTCTTTGTTTCGTTATCCAGATTTTTAGGGACAATAAGCGTTGGGTGGAACGTTAATGCGCCGATATGACCAAGCAGATAAAACGGGAGGCCTTTGAAGACCGGTTTTTTATCAACGTAATGTTCCAGTTCCTTTATACATTCCACAAGATCTGCAAGGCTGGAAACGATTTCAGGTCCCGTAAACTGACCATCATGTTTTTGCATCAGGGATGCGATGATGACCTCTCTCGCTGTCCATATCTTTGTCCACACGGTCAGATCCCGGATCTCTTCCATCCTGATGGGATTCTCTTTCTTCATAACCTCTAACAGGCTCTGCACATTGCGCGATGCCTCATCTTTTGAAGCCCCCAGGGAGGCAAAGAATATGGCGCATCCGGGAGGGACCGGAAGTCCCGCATGTTCGAATCCGATGGTTGTGGTTACCTTGTCCA from Syntrophorhabdaceae bacterium encodes:
- a CDS encoding (Fe-S)-binding protein translates to MENQNESGNELKRDILEIVSRCVKCRFCISQCPVYEVSDGWVTQGGSGITQSLYYGIKLGRIDKDLRDILMRCTTCRSCEIICDRLMAGVKLVDAIKMGRRLLLEEEVPPIREQQKALENLQVVGNPYGMQPSKRTAWAADLDVKKAEEAPGSDVLYYVGCTPSYDDRVKAVARSIVKILKEAHVDFAIMEDEKSSGDLALTMGEYGLFELLAEENLGRIQKPGFKTVITTSPHDFNCYLKEYPEEMRKIEIKHYTQFLSGLIEQGKIQFKNTINKKVTYHDPCYLGKHNGIYEEPRKILKSIPGIELVEMQRNRENSLCCGGGGGRMWADFLEEPRLAEVRILEAIDAGAELLATACPFCL